Genomic window (Phragmites australis chromosome 5, lpPhrAust1.1, whole genome shotgun sequence):
ttaagcaagcgcttcgatatcAATGTGTGTACTTCATCACATGATCcagaccgtcggcaagtctttCTCGCTTATGATCCCTcgagccaccttgtcacttgcaccggcatccccttcgcttgactttgtcaacactccgtcttcatccaccttccatgctttgcttgatcttcacgtgtttagctagaatcacccttaactccacccgacccccttgatcgtctggcactaaGCACTCCGCTTGTCctcgatcatcccaccgtcgatcgCTAAGTTGCATTCATTACCCGCACACCATGAAgcaagtaaacacatatctccaactccaattccagttagtccataatcaatatgttcaaatgaaatcccaaaaaaaattcaaaacacatcaaagctcatggaAAACCGAAGAccatcaagccaaataaataccaatgtcaatcactcatcataagtaaatgaaggcacatttcaacttggtttattaatctcccccttgatgagtgcattgataacccttaaagcacaaagattttgatttgaagattaagataagctcatccaagtgacaaaaaatcgagaaagagcaaaatatgttaCTTAGCATAAGAAATATTGCAAAAGCACTAAGAGAGACAAAGATGAGCCagaaacctcaaaagagcaagaaaaactcaaaaattcaagaacactcaagggtgacaagagattatgttcatatttcaagttcattattagaaaagacaagctttcTCAACAAATTTTATACCATATTTCAATAAGAGTCTAAGTTTGAACAAAttattatacatccactacacttagtacaaattcacaactagtataAGAAAGTgcaaataacatataaatgaagcttgctaacatgattatcttacaaaaatacTGTGCAATGCAAATGgaacaaaagtaagatatagTATGTACAATGGCAACTTTCCTTCAtacaataccatagggatggcacacaccaaacTCTCCCTTCAAAAAGGCAagccttgttgcatctagaggcttggtaaagatatcggctagctggtgttgagtATCTATGTAGCTCGATTCAACGTcttccttctcattgtggtctctcaggaagtggaatctcacatttATGTGTTTAGTTCTGGAGTATTGAACTGGTTATATGCTAAgtttatggcactggtgttgtcacacaaagtggcacactcttgaaatctaacccaaaatatCTTAAGGTAGCAACCATTCATAAAATttatgagcaacagctagcagcaactACATATTCAGGTTCAGTGGTAGACTGCACAACGCTAGACTGCTTACGaaaagaccaacacacaagagaagtacccaagaaatgacaagtaccagaggtactcttcttgTCAATTCTATACCCAGCAAAATCCACATCCGAAAAGTCACGaaaagaaagcgaagaggatgcagaaaaccaaagaccacaCTCGAGactgtgcttgagatacctcagaatgtgtttcatcgcttggcggtgagacgtcctcggtgaagccagaaagcctatcataccaaaccctaggtgcctgcttaaattcatacaaagctttctgaagcttgtatactctagggggggtatttgggatgctcaaagcctgggggtTGTTTGACATAATcatcttcctctatgaaaccatttaggaaagcactcttgacattcATTTGATAAAACTAGAAACCTCGGGATGTCGCAAATGCAaagaggatcctaatagcttctagcctagctactggtgcaaaggtgtCTCCAAAATCTATCTCTTCTACCTGAGTAAATCcctgagctactagtctagtcttgtttcttactacagacccatccccctttttttttttgaaaactcatttagtgcctatggtgtgaatatTTGGAGATGGCTCTACTAGGAtccaaacttagtttctctcaaagtttttaagctcttcatgcatggtattgacccaactcgaatcagataaaacatatccaacatcatggggctcaaaagaagcaacaaatgcagaatcagtgaaatgagcgacaaatagatttggacctcgttaccctctcaccaagctcaccgatcatcagctgtgggggatgtctcctctgaatgtgttgaggagcttcgtgttgcgagatgacctccccctcaaatactgctggtgcaggctcgaaatCAGCTGAAGTAGAAGTAGATGCTACAGGACCCTCTACCGGTGTCGAGGAGGCAGGAACCAGCTCAGGAGCGAGTGTAGTAGTAGGAAGTGGTGGATCATTCTCACCATCCCCAAAAGATGGAAGATCGTTGTCTACAAAAAtactttcgctcatctcctgatcacctgcacgctcaaagacagggctagcacaaggggctgattcatcaaaggtcacatcacatgactccatgatggtattagtgtcaagattaaagacttTGTAAGAATGattatgaagagaataccctaagaaaatgccATTAGAAGAacacgactcgaacttgtcaagattccCACGCTTTCGGATGAAACATCGACAcccaaaaattctcaaataCGAAACCTTCGGCTTTCTCCCAAAACGCAActtataagaagtcaaattcaagatcgagcataAGAAACtttgattggagatgtagcacaccgtgctaatggcctcagcccaaaacttcctaggagtcctacgctcatcgagcatcgtcctagccatcttcaccaaagtgcgattcttcctctcaaccacgtaTTCTGTTGAGGAatgcgtggggcagaaaattgatgctcaatgccatggtcaagacagaaagcatcaaaaaaatagttcttgaactcggtggcATTATCATTGCGAATTGTTTTCAATGTaccagggagttctttgaataatctcaaagccaagctccgaaagtgtgaaaatacttcatcctttcttacaaaaaagaaaacccaagagtagctagagaaatcatcaacaatgacaagtataTACCCCTTACCACCCGCAtgaacccgagaaggaccaacagtattCATATGGAGAAATTCTCCtgatcgttcagtcatcactagattgactggtgggtgagaggcgaTAATCATCTTGTCATGCCGACAATGAGCAAAAACgaggtttttctcaaacttgagtttgGGCAATTCTCGAATCaaacctagggcactcaaatgagtaagatggtcaaagctcatatgccttAGTCTCCTAcaccacatccaaagctcagaagaaggttgagcaatcaaacaataaAAAGAACCAAGGAACtcaaaaaaatcagctccaaaaactcttcgAACTCCGAAAATTTGACAAATCAAAGCACctaaagaatcaagaactcgaaaCGTATTGTGTTTGAAACGCAATTCCATGTCCttatctagcaactgagatacataaagcaaattgtatcccagatactccaccaaagccacatcatTTAGattaaaactctcattcactcttAGCATACCTTTGATTTTCACTATTCCTTTCcaatcatccccgaaagtgatgtacccGTGCCGCTTCGTCgtggtgaggctagagaaccatgatgtatctcCGGTCTTATGGCACAAACAACTGGAGTCAataagccacttgttctccaggcctttgcctgccacctacatgcgAGAAGAGTAGTaagtggatggctcagtactggggttagtcataaacttcttaggaatccagtactgggtcatccgccctgaagaaGTAAAAGTAGGTGTATACAAATCAATACTAGTACGTTGGGGGTGAGAACCACGAAGAGAAAAATGTGGTGCGTCGAAGCGCTGGAACTCAAAGCTTCTTACATGTGGATCAAAactatatgagtcatggtaaaatccacgccaGGCAaaacctctaggaagagactaaaaAATGCTAGATACTCGTGGGTATGAGCGAGGAGAAGGCTTATGTACATCAACAGAGGGGCGATACATGTCCCGGGTACTCCACTCctactcacgccgctcatccctcctacgacgaaagcaaaacccaactaagtgatcctctctctggcagtaggtgcagtggtagcgtctctcgggaactcgactgccagtcactctaggctctctcacagggacTCTCATCTGAGATTGTGAAGCTCTCTTAGGTTGTGGTGCGGGTTTCTTCTTGGTAtgttgtggtgtgggtttcttctttttgagttgtGGTGTGGCACGAGGACTgcccctcctccggtctcggtggttgttgtagaagcggttgaatttcttcacggCCAGTGCAAGATCCTTTTCATCAAGCACACCCACCTACTCCTTTGTGATAGAGGATAAGTAAGACAAAGTAAATCAACTATataaagtgttagcataagaaacaccaactccagactgGTTGTCACCGCTAGATCCGAAAACTAACACCATATTCTGAGATAGGGGATTTTCGAGAGCAATCTGAGCcgtcttggctatctcgatgtacttgagcttactgaagagttcatcacaagttaacatgttgtaacttgatgactcttcaatgctcgagatcttcacttcccatatgctacgatccagAGTATatagaagcttgatcgctctttcgtggtcagaatagggtaaaacaccagttgatcgaagattgctaacaatcccatcaaagcgatcaaacatggcatccaaagactctccggggtcttacacaaacatttggtattcttggttgtatgtgctttgacgtctaaccttaatctgattagtgccttcatgaaagacactcagagtagtccagatctcctaGGTAGTATGGAGGTGCTGAACTCTATCAAAAtcattctgactcaggcttgtgaacaaaatatttctggccatgttgttggcctcatactgtttgatttgaatttgagtcgtgcgagcaacagggatctcgtagttgtAAGCATctacctcccaaattgcacttccttagcttaagagataagcctccatgcgtaCCTTCCAATACGAAAAATCATAGCCATCAAATAGtagaatcttcccacttctctccatattgTCTACGGATAACAAAGCCGGTTAAGTTCAACAAGAGATCAAACAGTATTGTTgattggatcacccaacgcacctcaaaactcaagtgaaagtaaaaatagagagaagttttaacaagaaaatcgagactacatgactccacggatgatatatgaatcataggttccatttaaaattaatccatatgtcttagcactcgaaagatcacaacttgtaAAGAAACACGTAAAGATAAATACCGAGCATCGAAAATCTCCAAGttaattgtctagaggcaaggaaatTTAAGACCTTATTGCATAAagtgtgtgtatgtgaattttataactctagcaataagaataatgacctcacaaggtgataaaattttagcaaaacaaaaaaacaaaacgaaaatcaaaccagaaaccgaaaaacttgtaaacttgcaagcgaaccaatagaggaaaactagaaggaggggaattcaagagtatgcaaaaatataaactttattactcaaagacgtcagccctattttaaatggattacaaagatttatctctcaaaactctcacctattacatagactaagcactcatacttctctcctctaaaaccctagctctaaactctcaaatgggtggcacaagtgGGATCAAAtgactggttcaaactctctcatagccataccctttatttatagacctaggaaacttgacctctaaattttctttcttttttttttccaaaatacctctcccttgtagtacactcctacctaccaccgaaggTATTTTGacctattttcttctctattcattgAACGGGGTGCCTTCACAACTTAGTttcacctcgatgcaagcttcatgatggtgccacatactcctctagtcctcctatggttttaaggccaaaccacgaaactgcttgcatgcttctcaaagcgtgactcgtcgccttgtttacaccttaagcaaacatTTCGATGTCAACGTATGTACTCTGTCATACGATcctgaccgtcggcaagtctttcccgctcctgtaggagtgtactacaagggagaggtattttgaaaaaaaagtcgATCCCTCATGCCGTCTTGTCACTTATACCGGCATCCTTTTtacttaactttgtcaacacgtcatctctATCCGTCTcgcatgctttgcttgacctccacgtgtttagCTAGAATCACCTTTGACTGCActtgacctccttgatcgtccagcatcaagcactccgcttagccccaatcatcccgccgttgaccgtcaagttgcattcatcacctgAACGTtatgagacaagtaaacacatatcttcaacttcaattccagttagtccataattaatatgctcaaataaaatcccaaaataattcaaatcatatcaaaACTCATACAAAACCAAATATCGCCTAACTAAATAAATACTaatatcaatcacttatcacaaataaaataagacACATTTCAGCTTGATTTTTCATAATCTAACAAAACTAGACTGGTCTCCAGTTCCAGTTGAACCGTCGATCCGGTTTGGTTTTAATAAATATGAGTATAGATGCAAGATAGGGTACTGAAAATTGTGTTTTCCGTCTTCTCTCATCGACTTAACACCATACATGGACCGAATTGGGGATTAATCTCCAAAAGGTTCGAAATGGGGTATAGGCAGCCAATCTTACTTGCTTTGATGGATTGTTTGTTACTTTGTTTAGCTCCACATACAAAATTAACTGAAAAGCTGGTTAGATTCTTGCAGCAGATTATACTAACCTGATACTGTCTACCGGTCTTCTGGGGTTCTGCACAGGCCGTGTCATCTAGCTGCTAGCTCTACCTTTTTACCATGTGTGTTTGCATGTATTCTCAAGCTAGTAGGTGCATTGTGAGTAGTAAACAAAGGAGCCACCTCCGTAACAAACATTTCATCTTCATGGCAGCTACCGATACTGAAAAGCTAGCGGTGCGTCCTTTGAGCTCTGGTATTCAGCTCAGGATTAATCAATTCCTGAAGCTATCTGCTCCGGTTCCTGCGACCTACTGCGCATAGTGTCCCCGTAGCTTGGACAAGGACAACATCTCCGTAGGCGCTACGGTAAAATTAAGGAGTACGGTGTGAATCAATGTCGAAAATAGGGCGCCCCAGAAGTTAAGTTGAGCCCTGAATTTCTAGGGTCGAGGGTGGATAATTGATTGCTCTAGGCCATTGCTCCTCGTACCACAGAAGTAGCACTAACTCACCTTAGTGATGCGGCTGGCCTCCTTGTCGTTCCCTCCACTGTTAATCCATGTGGAATTGGTACTCATCACTGCCTCCAATACCATCCCGTGATTCCCTTTCATGTGCATGAGTGCATCGATCTCTCCTGCACAAAAAGCATCGGAAAAACAAGGTCTTGTACGTACTGGCATCTCAGGGCCCCTAGCTTTAAATCGGTATGCAGATCATTTAGTTCAAGTGCTAATTGTCGTCGTAGTCACCATTAATTTGAGCTGGTATTGCTCCAACCGTAGCTTGCTTCTCCTCCGACTTTTCAGCTCCTCCCTTGTGCGCCTGAGCTGTTCTGACCACTTACCTAGCACGGCATGCATAAAAGAATGCAGCTTTTGATCATTTGGTGGGTATTCTACTGGGAGCAAGCTGGGACTGCGTCACTGCCGAAACACAGCTCTTACCTGCATCCACTGTTCCTCGGTTTCTCGGCGTATGCTGTATGCAAGCGAGCGCCCAAACCTTATCATTTCCCCGTATACTCAGCCCATCACTAACGAGAAATAAACATACGCATGCCACCAACCCTTAGGGATACGCACAGCTAAGTTGGCAGCAGCCGCAGCGGCAGCCGCAGCGGCAAAGCTGCAAGGGAGCGATAAGTAGAGGGCAATGTGGTGGTAGTACGCAAGTCAAGCAGCCGCGCGTTGCCAAGAGCTTAGCGACACCGAGAAGCAGCCAGCTTAGCCTAGCCATCGCTGCCATGTCGACACTAGTGGACGCGCTGTGCGCGCCCAGCGACTCCGCGCTCATCTACGACACCTTCAACGCCGCGAGCTTCCTCTTCGACAATGCCACGACGTTCTGCGACGCCGGCATTGTCGGCGGCCCGGCGCCCGTGCAGCAGCAGGTGGCCGAGGCGGCGCCGGGGGTGGATGCGGGTgcggccgtggcggcggcgccgggagaGATCGAGGCGACGTCGTCGGTGCCCAGGGTcaggaagcggcggcggcgggcgcggagCTGCAAGTCGAGGGAGGAGACCGAGAACCAGCGGATGATGCACATCGCCGTGGAGCGCAACCGCCGGCGCCAGATGAACGAGTACCTCGCCGTGCTCCGCTCCCTCATGCCGGAGTCCTACGTCCAGAGGGTACGTACGTTATACCCCCGGCCGCGCGCCTCTGTCCCGTTCTCTCGTTCTAACAAATTAACGGACACCACTTCGTGTCAAGCgtgttgctttcttcttctgttCTGCATCTGTTCTCGTCAAAGACGAAAAAAGCGATGGCGGAGCAACAGGTAGAATGGCGAAAGAATGTTTGTTTTGCCGTAAGAGACCCACCACCCACCATTACTACTGAAGTATTGAGCGGGCAGTTCATGGAAGGCATTCTCTTTTTCTAGGTCAAACGTGACTATAGACCTGCCATATACTAGCTTTTCTTCACTGTTCTACTTCTTTGTCCAGGAGATGTGTATGCATCCACTCGTGGCCAGACACCCACGAAACCACGCATTAATGTGTCCCCGTTGTCATTAACTTCTCTCTAGTTCTTGCAGAGTGCTAATTGAATGCTCCATGACTAGTACTGTCCGAATCCTGACAAAATTAATGCTCTACCGAAGTTTCAAAATCTTGCAGGGTGACCAAGCTTCCATTGTAGGAGGGGCAATAGAGTTCGTGAAGGAGCTCGAGCAGCAGCTGCAGTCACTCGAGGCGCAGAAACGAAAGCTGCTGGTCCATCAGCACAAGGCGAAATCTGACGCAATGCCAATGCACACCGGCAGCGCCAACGCTGC
Coding sequences:
- the LOC133919550 gene encoding transcription factor bHLH94-like, producing the protein MSTLVDALCAPSDSALIYDTFNAASFLFDNATTFCDAGIVGGPAPVQQQVAEAAPGVDAGAAVAAAPGEIEATSSVPRVRKRRRRARSCKSREETENQRMMHIAVERNRRRQMNEYLAVLRSLMPESYVQRGDQASIVGGAIEFVKELEQQLQSLEAQKRKLLVHQHKAKSDAMPMHTGSANAAATTACVESTTTSNCSSSVTEDALSDAPPFAQFFTYPQYVWCHSPRESTAATLPAENGGQSGVADIEVSLVETHASLRVMTPQRPGQLLRMIAGLQALRLTVLHLSVTTLDSLVLYSLSVKVEEGCGLMTVDDIAAAVHHVLCVIDAEATSQQTLAAGQEARRGGPTAEETSCMD